In Armatimonadota bacterium, a genomic segment contains:
- a CDS encoding putative glycoside hydrolase, translating into MREVLTRVGVACGLAALIVAPQVFSPQPAVPDGAPPLRSDGGLHRAERLVPPPPAAPVPPKAPDDVRAVYLTAWSAATPSRVQEALALIRSTELNGVVIDVKDYTGRVAFATRSPLIQALGAERPLYDLEALVRLFHAEGGYVAVRIAAFQDQHLVRVRPDLAVRDGRGRIWRDRKGLGWVDPASREVWDYLVAIGRAAARAGVDELNFDYIRFPSDGDLRSLRYPVYDPAAEERRQVLRRFFGYLTSALRPTGVVLSADVFGLVTVRPDDLGVGQVLEDVLPYFDYVAPMVYPSHYARGFLGLANPAAHPYQVVHYSLSAAQRRRQALAAALIPDPPQDPPGPALARIRPWLQGFDLGAPYPPAVIRRQMDAASDAGLTWGWYLWNPSNRYLQATFLPEPTAAGRPRAARPTLAPDP; encoded by the coding sequence ATGCGGGAGGTCCTGACCCGGGTCGGGGTCGCCTGCGGGCTGGCCGCCCTGATCGTGGCCCCGCAGGTCTTCTCCCCACAGCCCGCCGTCCCCGACGGCGCGCCTCCGCTGCGCTCCGATGGCGGACTCCACCGCGCCGAACGCCTCGTGCCTCCGCCGCCTGCGGCACCCGTCCCGCCCAAAGCCCCCGACGACGTGCGCGCGGTCTACCTGACCGCGTGGAGCGCCGCCACCCCCAGCCGGGTGCAGGAGGCGCTGGCCCTGATCCGATCCACCGAACTCAACGGGGTCGTCATCGACGTCAAAGACTACACCGGCCGGGTGGCGTTTGCGACCCGCAGCCCGCTGATCCAGGCCCTGGGCGCCGAGCGCCCCCTCTATGACCTGGAGGCGCTGGTGCGCCTGTTCCACGCCGAAGGCGGGTATGTGGCGGTGCGCATCGCTGCATTCCAGGACCAGCATCTGGTGCGGGTGCGGCCGGACCTGGCGGTGCGGGACGGGCGGGGGCGGATCTGGCGCGACCGCAAGGGCCTGGGGTGGGTGGACCCGGCCAGCCGGGAGGTGTGGGACTACCTGGTGGCGATCGGCCGGGCGGCGGCGCGGGCCGGCGTGGACGAGCTGAACTTTGATTACATTCGCTTTCCGTCCGACGGGGACCTGCGCTCCCTGCGGTACCCGGTGTACGACCCGGCGGCCGAGGAGCGCCGGCAGGTCCTGCGCCGGTTCTTCGGATACCTCACCTCCGCCCTGCGCCCGACCGGCGTGGTCCTGTCAGCGGATGTCTTCGGGCTGGTCACCGTGCGGCCGGACGACCTGGGCGTCGGCCAGGTTCTCGAAGACGTGCTGCCCTACTTCGACTACGTCGCGCCCATGGTCTACCCGTCCCACTACGCCCGCGGCTTCCTGGGCCTGGCCAACCCCGCGGCGCACCCCTACCAGGTGGTGCACTATTCGCTGTCGGCCGCCCAACGCCGTCGACAGGCGCTGGCCGCCGCCCTCATCCCCGACCCGCCGCAGGACCCGCCCGGGCCCGCTCTGGCCCGCATCCGCCCGTGGCTGCAGGGATTCGACCTGGGCGCCCCCTACCCGCCGGCGGTGATCCGCCGCCAGATGGACGCCGCCTCTGATGCCGGCCTGACGTGGGGGTGGTACCTGTGGAACCCCAGCAACCGCTACCTGCAGGCCACGTTCCTGCCCGAGCCGACGGCCGCCGGCCGGCCGCGGGCGGCCCGCCCGACACTTGCGCCCGACCCCTGA
- a CDS encoding cupin domain-containing protein, with product MEIFRPEDVPAEQPPDMPGVRVRWVIDRRRGAQTFAMRIFELDPGAATPLHEHWYEQEMYLLEGEGVMVGPEGEHPVRPGVVMWVPPYERHQIRNTGTAPLKFICCVPQKQP from the coding sequence GTGGAGATCTTCCGCCCGGAGGACGTGCCCGCCGAGCAGCCGCCTGACATGCCGGGAGTCCGCGTCCGCTGGGTCATCGACCGGCGGCGGGGCGCGCAGACGTTTGCCATGCGCATCTTCGAACTGGACCCCGGCGCAGCCACGCCCCTGCACGAGCACTGGTACGAGCAGGAGATGTACCTGCTGGAGGGCGAGGGCGTGATGGTGGGGCCCGAGGGCGAACACCCCGTGCGGCCGGGAGTGGTGATGTGGGTGCCGCCGTACGAGCGCCACCAGATCCGCAACACCGGGACCGCGCCGCTGAAGTTCATCTGCTGCGTGCCCCAGAAGCAGCCCTAG
- a CDS encoding aldo/keto reductase produces MNGPPPVLLAGNPVAPLALGTWQWGDRFVWGYGRGYADPDLREAFRASIAAGVSLVDTAEVYGMGRAERLLGACIRETGAQVLVATKCFPFPWRTGRWGLRLALARSLRRLGMAAVDVYMMHWPFGPVAIETWMDAMADAVEAGLVRAVGVSNYSLDQVRRAQAALARRGLQLACVQVKLNLLERDVLRTGLLQTCLREGIAVLAYSPLAMGVLTGTYSAHRPPPGWRGRRYAPLLRRAQPVLDLVREIATSRGASMAQVALAWVIAKGAVAIAGAKTGRQAADNAAVLRWTLRPEEVRALDEAWP; encoded by the coding sequence ATGAACGGTCCCCCTCCCGTCCTGCTGGCCGGAAATCCGGTCGCCCCCCTGGCCCTGGGCACCTGGCAGTGGGGCGACCGGTTCGTGTGGGGATACGGTCGGGGCTACGCCGACCCGGACCTGCGGGAAGCCTTCCGGGCCAGCATCGCCGCAGGTGTCAGCCTGGTGGACACCGCCGAAGTCTACGGAATGGGCCGCGCCGAGAGGTTGCTCGGGGCCTGCATCCGGGAGACGGGGGCCCAGGTCCTGGTGGCCACCAAGTGCTTTCCCTTTCCCTGGCGCACCGGGCGCTGGGGGCTGCGGCTGGCGCTGGCCCGCAGCCTGCGCCGGCTGGGGATGGCGGCGGTGGACGTGTACATGATGCACTGGCCGTTCGGGCCGGTGGCGATTGAGACGTGGATGGACGCCATGGCCGACGCGGTGGAGGCGGGTCTGGTGCGCGCCGTCGGCGTCTCCAACTACTCTCTGGACCAGGTCCGGCGGGCGCAGGCGGCGCTGGCCCGCCGGGGTCTGCAGCTGGCCTGCGTGCAGGTCAAACTGAACCTGCTGGAACGCGACGTCCTGCGGACGGGCCTGCTGCAGACGTGTCTGCGCGAGGGTATTGCCGTGCTGGCCTACAGCCCGCTGGCGATGGGAGTGCTGACGGGCACGTACTCCGCTCACCGCCCCCCGCCCGGCTGGCGCGGCCGACGCTACGCGCCCCTGCTCCGTCGCGCGCAGCCTGTGCTGGACCTGGTGCGGGAGATCGCCACCTCTCGCGGCGCGAGCATGGCCCAGGTGGCCCTGGCGTGGGTCATCGCCAAAGGAGCGGTAGCGATCGCCGGAGCCAAGACCGGCCGCCAGGCGGCGGACAACGCCGCCGTGCTCCGGTGGACCCTGCGGCCTGAGGAGGTGCGGGCTCTGGACGAGGCCTGGCCGTAG
- a CDS encoding ribonuclease H-like domain-containing protein gives MAGVDVRTHLWPADRVHGLRPLGEAVARGRAAGPPGSSVAWLDTETTGLAGGTGTYVFLVGLARVTERGLLLTQFILRDLAAEQDMLAAVEDELRRADALVTFNGSRFDLPLLRTRYLMCRLRPAPAPAAHLDLMTLARRLWHRRLGGYSLPLLEQAVLRVDRPVDVPGWMIPSLYVRYLQTGDDALLEPVIAHNAWDILSLVALHGVAGDILVDPRRAPADVDRVGLARLLEDSGRSDAAAECCRAALEAERDPAARMRAVWALARHHRRRGHVDDLRDLWERELQVGLLPRWMVLERLAMLWEWELRDPARALAYARRAAACSDVPRPRLVQRTRRLEAKVTRAAVGAGAARPPVRSVLTAAPGA, from the coding sequence GTGGCGGGCGTGGACGTGCGCACCCATCTGTGGCCGGCCGACCGCGTGCACGGACTGCGGCCCCTGGGAGAGGCCGTGGCCCGCGGGCGGGCCGCAGGACCCCCGGGGAGCTCGGTGGCCTGGCTGGACACCGAGACCACCGGCCTGGCGGGCGGTACGGGCACCTACGTGTTCCTGGTGGGCCTGGCCCGGGTGACCGAGCGCGGACTGCTGCTGACCCAGTTCATCCTGCGGGACCTGGCCGCCGAACAGGACATGCTCGCCGCCGTGGAGGATGAGCTGCGCCGCGCCGACGCCCTGGTGACCTTCAATGGGTCCCGGTTCGACCTCCCGTTGCTGCGCACCCGCTACCTGATGTGCCGTCTGCGCCCCGCCCCCGCACCGGCGGCGCACCTGGACCTGATGACCCTGGCCCGCCGTCTGTGGCACCGCCGCCTGGGGGGCTACAGCCTGCCCCTGCTGGAACAGGCTGTCCTCCGGGTGGACCGGCCTGTGGACGTGCCGGGGTGGATGATCCCCTCGCTGTACGTCCGCTACCTGCAGACCGGCGACGACGCCCTGCTCGAACCGGTGATCGCCCACAACGCCTGGGACATCCTCTCCCTGGTGGCCCTCCACGGCGTCGCCGGCGACATCCTGGTCGATCCCCGCCGCGCGCCCGCCGACGTGGACCGGGTCGGGCTGGCCCGGCTGCTGGAGGACAGCGGGCGATCCGATGCCGCCGCCGAGTGCTGCCGGGCGGCGCTGGAGGCCGAACGCGACCCGGCGGCGCGGATGCGCGCCGTGTGGGCTCTGGCGCGGCACCATCGGCGCCGTGGCCACGTGGACGACCTGCGGGACCTGTGGGAGCGCGAGCTGCAGGTCGGACTCCTGCCCCGCTGGATGGTCCTGGAGCGCCTGGCGATGCTGTGGGAGTGGGAGCTGCGGGACCCGGCGCGGGCGCTTGCCTACGCCCGGCGGGCCGCCGCCTGTTCCGACGTCCCGCGTCCGCGGCTGGTGCAGAGGACCCGGAGGCTGGAAGCCAAGGTGACCCGCGCCGCCGTGGGGGCGGGCGCCGCCCGTCCGCCGGTGAGGAGTGTCCTGACGGCGGCGCCGGGAGCGTGA
- a CDS encoding cupredoxin domain-containing protein → MRRCGTLVAAAVAMGVALGPAAAAPKQQKVTVTLTEFKFTPATVTLQAGVPAVVTLVNKGTVEHEFMVYGRPAQAVDDWDEYAMANTYFQGLGEVEVEFAKQGAVAGTNLFEVEVQPNRTATVVFTPTKKGTFEIGCHVEGHYEAGMKGTLVVK, encoded by the coding sequence ATGCGGAGGTGTGGAACGCTGGTGGCGGCGGCGGTTGCGATGGGGGTCGCCCTGGGTCCGGCCGCGGCCGCGCCCAAGCAGCAGAAGGTGACGGTGACGCTGACCGAGTTCAAGTTCACCCCGGCGACGGTCACCCTGCAGGCAGGGGTTCCGGCCGTGGTCACGCTGGTCAACAAGGGCACCGTGGAGCATGAATTCATGGTGTACGGCCGTCCGGCCCAAGCGGTGGACGACTGGGACGAGTACGCCATGGCCAACACCTACTTCCAGGGGCTCGGCGAGGTGGAGGTGGAATTTGCCAAACAGGGTGCCGTCGCGGGGACCAACCTGTTTGAGGTGGAGGTGCAGCCCAACCGGACGGCCACCGTGGTGTTTACCCCGACCAAAAAGGGGACCTTTGAGATCGGCTGCCACGTGGAAGGACACTACGAGGCGGGCATGAAGGGAACCCTGGTGGTCAAGTAG
- a CDS encoding ABC transporter ATP-binding protein, with the protein MVAADLTAPAKLSLEDLRIVFTRRRGGQVTAVEDLRLVARDREFVCLVGPSGCGKSTVLRAVAGLIRPTAGRVLLDGVPVAGPGADRGMVFQSYTLFPWLTVQGNVEFGPRLRGVPAERCAEIARRYIALVGLAGFEHAYPKELSGGMMQRVALARALANEPEVLLMDEPFGALDAQTRALMQELLLRVWEQTRTTVLFVTHDIEEAILLADRVYVMTARPGRIKVELPVDLPRPRTVEVFDSPAFLRLRREVHQAVREESLKALAAADGERG; encoded by the coding sequence GTGGTCGCCGCGGATCTGACCGCCCCCGCCAAGCTTTCCCTGGAGGACCTGCGGATCGTCTTCACCCGCCGCCGGGGAGGACAGGTCACGGCCGTGGAGGATCTCCGGCTGGTGGCGCGGGACCGGGAGTTCGTCTGCCTGGTGGGACCGTCGGGCTGCGGCAAGTCCACGGTCCTGCGGGCGGTGGCCGGCCTGATCAGGCCCACGGCGGGGCGGGTCCTGCTGGACGGGGTGCCGGTGGCCGGCCCCGGCGCCGACCGGGGTATGGTGTTCCAGTCCTACACGCTGTTCCCCTGGCTGACGGTCCAGGGCAACGTGGAGTTCGGCCCCCGGCTGCGGGGGGTGCCGGCGGAGCGGTGCGCGGAGATTGCCCGCCGGTATATCGCCCTGGTGGGGCTGGCGGGGTTCGAGCACGCCTACCCCAAGGAGCTGTCCGGAGGAATGATGCAGCGGGTGGCTCTGGCCCGGGCGCTGGCCAACGAGCCCGAGGTCCTGCTGATGGACGAGCCGTTTGGAGCCCTGGACGCCCAGACCCGGGCGCTGATGCAGGAGCTGCTGCTGCGGGTGTGGGAGCAGACCCGCACCACGGTCCTGTTCGTCACCCACGACATCGAGGAGGCCATCCTGCTGGCCGACCGGGTGTACGTGATGACCGCCCGCCCGGGGCGCATCAAGGTCGAGCTCCCCGTCGATCTGCCCCGACCCCGCACCGTGGAGGTATTCGACTCGCCCGCGTTCCTGCGCCTGCGCCGGGAGGTCCACCAGGCCGTCCGGGAGGAGAGCCTGAAGGCGCTGGCGGCGGCAGATGGGGAGCGAGGCTAG
- a CDS encoding MBL fold metallo-hydrolase, producing MVRVTRVGEVVQFTMGRLVLGRPLYLVAAYYADGLLVDTGPPAVAREFARAVAELPVRAVVLSHAHEDHAGNSPVLAGRGLRPLAHPLALPLLARPPRQFVYQRVVWGRQPPADAAPVPEEVATPSLRLRVVHTPGHSPDHICLFEERRGWLFSGDLFLSPYVKVARRDENPHQTIASLRRVLELRVTTVFCASGKVVADGRAALQRKLDFWERLRDQARDLRRQGRTPAEISRMLLGPEGAFRLVTFGHFSKQNLINALLREE from the coding sequence GTGGTCCGCGTCACGCGCGTCGGGGAGGTCGTCCAGTTCACCATGGGCCGCCTGGTCCTGGGCCGACCGCTGTACCTGGTCGCCGCCTACTACGCGGACGGCCTGCTGGTGGACACCGGTCCGCCGGCCGTGGCGCGCGAATTCGCCCGGGCGGTGGCCGAGCTGCCGGTGCGGGCCGTCGTCCTCTCCCACGCCCACGAAGACCACGCCGGGAACAGCCCCGTCCTGGCCGGCCGGGGGCTGCGTCCGCTGGCTCACCCCCTGGCCCTGCCGCTGCTGGCCCGCCCGCCCCGCCAGTTCGTCTACCAGCGGGTCGTCTGGGGGCGGCAGCCGCCGGCAGACGCCGCGCCGGTCCCCGAGGAGGTGGCCACCCCCTCGCTGCGCTTGCGGGTCGTGCACACCCCGGGCCACAGTCCCGACCACATCTGCCTGTTCGAGGAGCGCCGGGGCTGGCTGTTCAGCGGAGACCTTTTCCTGAGCCCGTATGTCAAGGTGGCGCGCCGTGACGAGAACCCACACCAGACCATCGCGTCCCTCCGGCGGGTTCTGGAGCTACGGGTGACCACCGTGTTCTGCGCCAGCGGGAAGGTGGTGGCCGACGGGAGAGCGGCGCTGCAGCGCAAGCTGGACTTCTGGGAGCGCCTGCGCGATCAGGCCCGGGATCTGCGCCGGCAGGGGCGCACGCCCGCGGAGATTTCCCGGATGCTCCTGGGTCCGGAGGGGGCCTTCCGGCTGGTCACCTTCGGCCACTTCTCCAAACAGAATCTCATCAACGCTCTGCTCAGAGAAGAGTGA
- a CDS encoding DEAD/DEAH box helicase, protein MTLPQILERLRADPQTASRIAAWRVLPPRPARMVPCPDDLPPVLTAALRRRGITGLYSHQADAFRAVRSGQDVVVVTPTASGKTLCYNLPVLARLLEEPSARALYLFPTKALSADQVDELQGLVADLGADIRTFTYDGDTPAASRRAIRAAGHIVVTNPDMLHTAILPHHTTWLRLFENLRYVVVDEMHQYRGVFGSHVANVLRRLQRICRFYGSAPQFIGASATIGNPGEHAERLIGRPVTLIDRSGAPAGEKVVVFLNPPLVHRGLGIRRDTLLEVRDLAADLLRHGVPTIVFARSRLAAELLTTYLKDAAARAGIDPEAVRGYRAGYLPSERRAIERGLREGTVRAVAATTALELGIDIGQLQVAVLAGYPGTIASTWQQMGRAGRTTDLSAAVFVATGDPLDQYLMAHPEYFFGRSPESALIHPDNLLILTAHLRCAAFELPLAADEPFGASVPVDILRHLESQGIVHHDGERWHYVADRFPAQDVSLRSASTENVVIIDATDPSPRVVGEVDLPSAPSLVHEHAIYLHLGQQYHVDRLDWDQRKAYVRRVNVDYYTDAEIAVGIDVLSEDGAAPGPLPRAHGDVEVTFRPTIFKKLTLHTHENVGWGTINLPDTTMHTTAAWWTLGPQVLASLPGPRAAGPDGPAPGERLQGALAALAHALHNVAPLFVMCDPRDLGRVYEVRSPHTGRPTIYLYERAPGGVGLAERLFRLHDDLLQAAADLVAACPCADGCPSCVGPVLEAGAAGKADCLTILRCALSPSPAAASGGRTSDPA, encoded by the coding sequence ATGACCCTGCCTCAGATCCTCGAACGGCTGCGCGCTGACCCCCAGACCGCGTCCCGGATTGCCGCCTGGCGGGTCCTCCCCCCGCGGCCTGCGCGGATGGTCCCCTGTCCCGACGACCTGCCGCCGGTGCTGACGGCCGCCCTGCGGCGGCGCGGGATCACCGGCCTGTACTCCCATCAGGCCGACGCGTTCCGGGCTGTCCGGTCCGGCCAGGACGTGGTGGTGGTCACCCCCACCGCCAGCGGCAAGACCCTGTGCTACAACCTTCCGGTCCTGGCCCGCCTGCTGGAAGAACCGTCTGCCCGGGCCCTGTACCTGTTCCCCACCAAGGCGCTGTCGGCGGACCAGGTGGACGAATTGCAGGGGCTGGTGGCCGATCTGGGCGCGGACATCAGGACCTTCACCTACGACGGCGACACCCCCGCCGCATCGCGTCGCGCCATCCGGGCCGCGGGCCACATCGTGGTCACCAACCCCGACATGCTGCACACCGCCATCCTCCCCCACCACACCACGTGGCTGCGCCTGTTCGAGAACCTCCGCTACGTGGTGGTGGACGAGATGCACCAGTACCGGGGGGTGTTCGGCAGCCATGTGGCCAACGTGCTGCGGCGGCTGCAGCGCATCTGCCGCTTCTACGGCAGCGCGCCGCAGTTCATCGGCGCCAGCGCCACCATCGGCAATCCGGGCGAGCACGCGGAGCGCCTGATCGGCCGTCCGGTCACCCTCATCGACCGCAGCGGGGCGCCGGCCGGAGAGAAGGTTGTCGTCTTCCTCAATCCGCCCCTGGTCCACCGCGGGCTGGGCATCCGCCGGGACACCCTGCTGGAGGTCCGGGACCTGGCCGCCGACCTGCTGCGCCACGGGGTCCCCACCATCGTCTTCGCCCGCAGCCGCCTGGCCGCCGAGCTGCTGACCACCTACCTCAAGGACGCGGCCGCCCGCGCCGGCATCGACCCGGAGGCGGTCCGCGGGTACCGGGCCGGCTATCTGCCCTCCGAGCGCCGGGCCATCGAGCGGGGCCTGCGGGAGGGGACGGTGCGGGCGGTGGCCGCCACCACCGCCCTGGAGCTGGGCATCGACATCGGCCAGCTGCAGGTGGCCGTGCTGGCCGGGTATCCGGGGACCATCGCGTCCACCTGGCAGCAGATGGGCCGCGCCGGCCGCACCACCGACCTGTCGGCGGCCGTCTTCGTGGCCACCGGCGACCCCTTGGACCAGTACCTGATGGCGCACCCCGAGTACTTCTTCGGCCGCTCGCCCGAGAGCGCCCTCATCCACCCCGACAACCTGCTGATCCTGACCGCCCACCTGCGCTGCGCGGCCTTCGAGCTGCCCCTGGCCGCCGACGAGCCTTTCGGCGCTTCGGTGCCGGTGGACATCCTCCGCCATCTGGAATCCCAGGGCATCGTCCACCACGACGGCGAGCGCTGGCACTATGTGGCCGACCGGTTTCCGGCCCAGGACGTCAGCCTGCGGTCGGCGTCCACCGAGAATGTGGTGATCATCGACGCGACGGATCCATCTCCCCGGGTGGTGGGGGAGGTGGACCTGCCCTCCGCCCCCTCCCTGGTCCACGAGCACGCCATCTACCTCCACCTGGGCCAGCAGTACCACGTGGACCGGCTGGACTGGGACCAGCGCAAGGCCTACGTGCGCCGGGTGAACGTGGACTACTACACCGATGCCGAGATCGCCGTGGGCATCGACGTCCTGTCCGAGGACGGCGCCGCCCCCGGCCCCCTGCCCCGCGCCCACGGCGACGTGGAGGTGACGTTCCGCCCCACCATCTTCAAGAAGCTCACCCTCCACACCCACGAGAACGTGGGGTGGGGGACGATCAACCTGCCGGACACCACCATGCACACCACCGCCGCCTGGTGGACGCTGGGCCCCCAGGTCCTGGCGAGCCTGCCGGGGCCGCGCGCCGCCGGGCCGGACGGCCCCGCCCCGGGCGAGCGCCTGCAGGGGGCCCTGGCCGCCCTGGCCCACGCCCTGCACAACGTCGCCCCGCTGTTCGTGATGTGCGACCCCCGGGACCTGGGCCGTGTCTACGAGGTGCGGTCGCCCCACACCGGCCGGCCGACCATCTACCTGTACGAACGGGCTCCCGGAGGGGTGGGACTGGCCGAGCGCCTGTTCCGTCTCCACGACGACCTGCTGCAGGCGGCGGCCGACCTGGTCGCCGCCTGTCCGTGCGCGGACGGGTGTCCCAGCTGCGTGGGGCCGGTCCTGGAAGCCGGCGCGGCGGGCAAGGCCGACTGCCTGACCATCCTCCGGTGCGCCCTCTCGCCCTCTCCGGCGGCCGCCTCCGGAGGGCGGACCAGCGATCCCGCGTGA
- a CDS encoding DinB family protein, whose product MDPLVVPLGQVLEQVHDDIYAAVEPLDDDAVNWAHPHLANTIGILLRHIAGSERYWIVEVAGGRPVHRDRASEFVRERLVKADLLAALRAAHAEAQQVLRDLSAADLASEVDIEFRRTRRRVTRGWAILQAVQHTAYHLGQIRLFAKMATAGRDV is encoded by the coding sequence ATGGATCCGCTGGTGGTGCCGTTGGGGCAGGTCCTGGAGCAGGTGCACGACGACATCTACGCGGCCGTGGAGCCCCTGGACGACGACGCGGTCAACTGGGCGCACCCGCACCTGGCCAACACCATCGGGATTCTGCTACGGCACATCGCCGGCTCGGAGCGCTACTGGATCGTCGAGGTGGCCGGCGGCCGGCCGGTCCACCGGGACCGGGCCAGCGAGTTCGTCCGGGAGCGTCTGGTGAAGGCAGACCTGCTGGCCGCTCTCCGGGCGGCCCACGCGGAGGCCCAGCAGGTTCTGCGGGACCTGAGCGCCGCCGACCTGGCCTCAGAGGTCGACATCGAGTTCCGGCGCACGCGCCGGCGGGTCACCCGCGGGTGGGCGATCTTGCAGGCGGTGCAGCACACCGCCTACCACCTGGGCCAGATCCGGCTGTTCGCGAAGATGGCCACCGCCGGCCGGGACGTCTGA
- a CDS encoding ABC transporter permease, which produces MARRAYLGGVLLSAATLAAAWAVLTYGGVVPPLFLPSPSDVVRSALSLLREGSLWVHTRASLLVIVTGWALAAAVAVPLGILMGTLKMVEAVVEPLVDFVRYLPVSAMIPLLILYIGIGTAEKVAVIFIGTFFQLVLLVADVSATVSKDLLDSAYTLGAGRRTVFTRVLVPATLPGVMDNLRITMGWAWTYLIVAELVSADRGLGYLILDAMRGLNTDRIFVGLLVIGLLGLGFDMLFKWLHRVLLPWSPRI; this is translated from the coding sequence GTGGCCCGGCGCGCCTACCTCGGCGGCGTGCTGCTGTCGGCCGCCACCCTGGCGGCGGCGTGGGCCGTCCTGACCTACGGTGGGGTGGTGCCGCCGCTGTTCTTGCCGTCGCCGTCGGACGTGGTGCGGTCGGCCCTGTCCCTGCTGCGCGAGGGCAGTCTGTGGGTGCACACCCGGGCCAGCCTCCTGGTGATCGTCACCGGGTGGGCGCTGGCCGCGGCGGTGGCGGTGCCCCTGGGCATCCTCATGGGCACCCTCAAGATGGTGGAGGCGGTGGTGGAGCCGCTGGTGGACTTCGTGCGCTACCTGCCGGTGAGCGCCATGATCCCGCTGCTGATCCTGTACATCGGGATCGGCACGGCGGAGAAGGTGGCCGTCATCTTCATCGGGACGTTTTTCCAGCTGGTGCTGCTGGTGGCCGACGTCTCGGCCACCGTCAGCAAGGACCTGCTGGACAGCGCCTACACCCTGGGCGCCGGGCGGCGGACCGTGTTCACCCGGGTCCTGGTGCCGGCCACCCTGCCCGGCGTGATGGACAACCTGCGGATCACCATGGGGTGGGCGTGGACCTACCTGATCGTGGCCGAGCTGGTCTCCGCCGACCGCGGCCTGGGGTACCTGATTCTGGACGCCATGCGGGGATTGAACACCGACCGGATCTTCGTCGGGCTGCTGGTCATCGGCCTGCTGGGGCTGGGGTTTGACATGCTGTTCAAGTGGTTGCACCGGGTGCTGTTGCCGTGGTCGCCGCGGATCTGA
- a CDS encoding ABC transporter substrate-binding protein — translation MRRWAAVVGTAALAVALLVRPGPAPAQQALRIGYPVWVGYGPLFLADRKGMLADLGVNVDFVLMEDTKTRYVALAAGKIDGLMTTIDTVVLRVRPDFQVAAVMAFDDSKGGDGIVARREIRTVRDLKGKTVAFGEGSVSHFFLGFLLQRNGLTFRDIVPVNMTAGDAGAAFVAGKVDAAVTWEPWLTRGKQAPHGHLLVDSSATPGLIVDVLVFRKDVLRRREVEVRNVVRAWHRAVEYWKTHPQESNRIMAQAVGGWLKDPQVFAETLTGIRYYDYELNRAFFAPGGGIYKTAQFAIDFWAAQGKVQVPGLRARDIVDGSFIAR, via the coding sequence ATGAGGCGATGGGCGGCAGTGGTGGGGACCGCGGCGCTGGCGGTGGCACTGCTGGTCCGACCCGGTCCGGCGCCGGCCCAGCAGGCTCTGCGCATCGGCTATCCCGTGTGGGTGGGCTACGGCCCGCTGTTCCTGGCGGACCGCAAGGGCATGCTGGCCGATCTGGGCGTGAATGTGGACTTTGTCCTGATGGAGGATACCAAGACGCGTTACGTGGCGCTGGCCGCCGGCAAGATCGACGGCCTGATGACCACCATCGACACGGTGGTCCTGCGGGTGCGGCCCGACTTCCAGGTGGCGGCGGTGATGGCGTTTGACGACAGCAAGGGCGGCGACGGCATCGTGGCCCGCAGGGAGATCCGCACCGTCCGCGATCTCAAGGGCAAGACGGTGGCGTTCGGCGAAGGCTCGGTGAGCCACTTCTTCCTGGGGTTCCTCCTGCAGCGGAACGGCCTGACGTTCCGGGACATCGTGCCCGTCAACATGACCGCCGGCGACGCCGGGGCGGCATTTGTGGCCGGCAAGGTGGACGCGGCGGTGACCTGGGAGCCCTGGCTGACCCGCGGCAAGCAGGCGCCCCATGGTCACCTGCTGGTGGACAGCAGCGCCACGCCCGGACTGATCGTCGACGTGCTGGTGTTCCGCAAGGATGTGCTGCGGCGGAGAGAGGTGGAGGTGCGCAACGTGGTCCGCGCCTGGCACCGGGCGGTGGAGTACTGGAAGACACACCCCCAGGAGAGCAACCGGATCATGGCCCAGGCGGTGGGCGGCTGGCTGAAGGATCCCCAGGTGTTTGCCGAGACTCTCACGGGCATCCGCTACTACGACTACGAGCTGAACCGGGCCTTCTTCGCCCCGGGCGGGGGCATCTACAAGACCGCCCAGTTCGCCATCGACTTCTGGGCGGCCCAGGGCAAGGTGCAGGTACCGGGGCTGCGGGCCCGGGACATCGTGGACGGGTCGTTCATTGCCCGCTAG